A DNA window from Natronosalvus rutilus contains the following coding sequences:
- a CDS encoding NADPH-dependent FMN reductase: MTPIGLSNRSAGKTRPHVVAVPGSRRDGSYTRRALEEALDASEAAGGTAELLDLANLQLPPLDPSTDPPEDSETVRRTIREADAVILGTPLYHGSYSGVLKNALDYCGFDEFEDTTVGLLVVSGGAFPTPALDHLRAVCRSLNAWVLPHQAAVPRARSAFDESGFTDDDLRDRVRTLGTRAVEFATIEPGRAPPIVCQEV, from the coding sequence ATGACGCCGATCGGTCTATCCAACCGGTCCGCAGGCAAGACCCGGCCACACGTCGTTGCCGTGCCTGGCAGTCGACGCGACGGGAGTTACACCCGGAGAGCGCTCGAGGAGGCACTGGATGCAAGTGAAGCAGCTGGCGGAACAGCTGAGTTGCTAGACCTGGCAAACTTACAGCTCCCTCCGCTCGACCCGAGTACGGATCCACCGGAAGACAGTGAGACAGTGAGACGAACGATCCGTGAGGCTGATGCAGTCATCCTCGGGACGCCTCTGTATCACGGCTCGTACTCGGGTGTGTTGAAGAACGCCCTCGACTACTGCGGGTTCGACGAGTTCGAAGACACGACCGTCGGCTTGCTCGTCGTTTCCGGTGGGGCATTTCCCACGCCAGCACTCGATCATCTTCGCGCCGTTTGCAGGTCGCTGAACGCCTGGGTGCTCCCGCATCAGGCAGCAGTCCCGCGGGCACGCTCCGCGTTCGACGAGAGCGGATTCACCGACGACGATCTTCGAGATCGTGTTCGGACACTTGGTACACGTGCCGTCGAGTTTGCCACAATCGAACCGGGACGGGCCCCGCCAATTGTGTGTCAGGAGGTGTGA
- a CDS encoding DUF6069 family protein, which translates to MASIEATDNPAIEPSISLIRIAVYGLLTIILTSLVNGLIRVLAVIVFDVPNVFALWWEPVLIASTVGAIGATLVYGVLTRLSSRPNRTFTIISIIVLVLSFAGPVNAYLSPPPDLTDAPWTVFATLVVMHVAAAATIISVLTRTTNQEVASR; encoded by the coding sequence ATGGCCTCAATCGAAGCCACCGACAACCCAGCCATCGAACCGTCGATCAGTCTGATCCGAATCGCCGTCTACGGACTACTGACGATCATCCTCACCAGCCTCGTCAACGGGCTCATCCGCGTCCTCGCGGTCATCGTGTTCGACGTTCCGAACGTCTTCGCGCTCTGGTGGGAGCCAGTCCTCATCGCCTCGACAGTCGGGGCGATCGGAGCAACCCTCGTGTACGGCGTTCTGACTCGGCTTTCGAGCCGACCGAACCGGACCTTCACAATCATCTCGATAATCGTGCTTGTCCTCTCGTTTGCCGGCCCAGTGAACGCATACCTGTCTCCGCCACCCGACCTCACTGACGCACCCTGGACCGTGTTTGCCACGCTCGTCGTCATGCACGTCGCCGCCGCAGCCACCATTATCAGCGTGCTGACCCGCACCACGAACCAGGAGGTCGCATCCCGATGA
- a CDS encoding WD40/YVTN/BNR-like repeat-containing protein, producing the protein MTLLIATQDGVYRSQRGDLDDVERVLDSGVTLGVQSFDDHGTFVTSKTGLYHSTDSGSTWRQLDVPRPEVYAVTVSPDGTRLYAGTHPAHLYVSTDEGRTWTELDGFQALPSRDRWHTPRHRGESHVRSLGVSSGAPNRVVAGVEVGGIHVSDDNGETWTERRDDLQTAREDDLQYDVHHLLVVSSDEYVVSCGGGLYRTRDTGYSWTRLDTGLDQSYFQEAFAHRGTLYAAAQTLPPTLPAGSRYRKQDVNASLFESTDGGDTLETKSYPGGPDEFIYAWTAVNGRVLAGTTEGRVIIRDDGTWTSLGHVSSWIRSLHTARGSDSEVSKER; encoded by the coding sequence ATGACACTGCTTATCGCCACACAGGACGGCGTCTACCGCTCACAACGCGGTGATCTCGACGATGTCGAGCGGGTGCTCGATTCAGGGGTCACACTCGGCGTGCAGTCGTTCGATGATCATGGAACGTTCGTTACATCGAAAACTGGCCTGTACCACTCTACAGATAGTGGGAGTACCTGGCGCCAGCTGGATGTACCACGACCCGAGGTGTACGCCGTAACGGTCAGCCCCGACGGCACCCGGCTGTACGCGGGCACACATCCGGCTCACCTCTACGTCTCGACAGATGAAGGGCGCACGTGGACCGAGCTAGACGGATTTCAGGCGCTTCCCTCCCGCGATCGCTGGCACACGCCTCGTCATCGGGGGGAATCCCACGTCCGAAGCCTCGGTGTCTCCTCCGGCGCTCCGAATCGCGTGGTCGCTGGCGTTGAAGTCGGCGGCATCCACGTCAGCGATGACAACGGTGAGACGTGGACCGAACGACGTGACGATCTCCAAACCGCGCGAGAAGACGATCTCCAGTACGACGTCCACCATCTGCTCGTCGTATCCAGCGACGAGTACGTCGTATCGTGTGGCGGCGGCCTCTATCGAACCCGCGATACTGGGTACTCGTGGACGCGGCTGGACACCGGACTGGATCAATCGTATTTCCAGGAGGCGTTTGCCCATCGGGGGACGTTGTACGCTGCTGCTCAGACGCTCCCGCCAACCCTGCCAGCAGGAAGCAGGTACCGGAAACAGGACGTGAACGCTTCACTGTTCGAATCCACGGACGGTGGAGACACGCTCGAGACCAAGTCGTACCCCGGTGGACCAGACGAGTTCATTTACGCCTGGACAGCAGTCAACGGTCGGGTACTCGCTGGGACCACAGAGGGACGAGTGATCATCCGTGACGACGGCACCTGGACCTCGCTCGGCCATGTTTCGAGCTGGATTCGGTCGCTTCACACGGCTCGTGGCAGTGATAGCGAAGTAAGTAAAGAGCGCTGA
- a CDS encoding PKD domain-containing protein has product MTELITDLSDREDGPILIEGGHGQFNLGYSLSNEDAAYYQRYLEGQDIFFEQVNDVTTTAAGERLAAARALIITTPASAFTEDELAAVASFAAAGGTVVLMGSANAPTVQRGYLDDIAAGIDSDLRLGAGSVTDTESNLDDEPSIPVTTNLNETEAPPDQPPIARINPDTTEVTIGERLSFGVEDTSGNERWIDSLEWDLGDGTTATGWWTDHRYDDPGRYSVTLTATDNTGTETTDTVTIAVEDLTEPVARLAPSTTDASVDERVTFQVEDTSGNERWIDSLAWSFGDGTTAEGWWNAHRYDDPGEYTVTLSATDNTGAETTDTVTITVNSRRHL; this is encoded by the coding sequence GTGACCGAGCTCATCACCGATCTGAGCGACCGTGAGGACGGTCCGATTCTGATCGAGGGTGGTCACGGCCAGTTCAACCTGGGCTACTCGCTATCGAACGAGGACGCGGCGTACTACCAGCGGTACCTCGAAGGCCAGGACATCTTCTTCGAGCAGGTGAACGACGTGACGACGACGGCCGCTGGCGAGCGACTCGCTGCGGCCCGTGCACTCATCATCACGACCCCGGCATCTGCGTTCACCGAGGACGAACTCGCCGCAGTTGCGTCGTTCGCGGCGGCAGGCGGCACGGTTGTGCTCATGGGGAGTGCGAACGCTCCCACCGTCCAGCGTGGGTACCTCGACGACATTGCTGCAGGGATCGACTCCGATCTGCGGCTCGGGGCAGGGTCGGTCACCGACACCGAGTCTAACCTCGATGATGAGCCATCGATTCCGGTGACGACCAACCTCAACGAAACGGAGGCGCCTCCGGACCAACCGCCGATCGCGCGTATCAATCCCGACACGACCGAGGTCACGATTGGCGAACGGCTCAGTTTCGGCGTCGAGGACACGTCGGGCAACGAACGGTGGATCGACTCCTTAGAATGGGATCTGGGCGACGGCACCACCGCGACGGGATGGTGGACGGACCACCGCTACGACGACCCCGGCAGATACTCCGTCACGCTGACCGCCACCGACAACACGGGAACAGAGACCACCGACACTGTCACCATCGCCGTTGAGGATCTGACGGAGCCGGTCGCACGTCTCGCCCCGAGTACGACCGACGCGTCGGTCGATGAGCGCGTTACGTTCCAGGTCGAGGATACGTCGGGCAACGAACGCTGGATCGACTCCCTGGCGTGGTCCTTCGGCGACGGAACGACGGCAGAGGGCTGGTGGAACGCCCACCGTTACGACGATCCCGGCGAGTACACCGTGACGCTTTCCGCCACCGACAACACGGGAGCGGAAACGACCGACACCGTCACTATCACCGTGAATAGTCGTCGGCATCTCTAG
- a CDS encoding TrmB family transcriptional regulator sugar-binding domain-containing protein, whose translation MTVLSHEKSANRHMRRAIEETEWWLSLSPDRYALFESEIRDALDRGVTVRLVVATTDSEENVGTNGFPDGLRVRTRQISGVLVAADRAYSVYSGGMPTNSGRSYHVVANQSLTLQFQHYYEQIWSSSRIVQEAISLPARYLNPWRAIIDSSRSSIMVTRWRCGSLDTKQILESAMRGLVGWSITN comes from the coding sequence GTGACGGTCCTGAGCCACGAAAAGTCCGCAAATCGCCACATGCGGCGTGCCATCGAAGAGACAGAGTGGTGGCTCTCACTGTCTCCTGATCGCTACGCGTTGTTCGAGTCCGAAATCCGTGACGCACTTGATAGAGGTGTCACCGTTCGCCTTGTCGTGGCGACTACGGACAGTGAGGAAAACGTAGGGACCAACGGGTTTCCTGATGGACTCCGCGTTCGAACGAGGCAAATTTCAGGCGTTCTTGTTGCGGCAGACCGTGCCTATAGCGTCTACAGCGGTGGTATGCCAACCAATAGCGGCCGATCCTATCATGTCGTCGCCAATCAGAGTCTCACGCTCCAGTTCCAGCACTACTACGAACAGATCTGGTCGTCATCTCGAATCGTTCAAGAGGCCATCTCGCTCCCTGCTCGATACCTCAACCCCTGGCGTGCAATTATTGATTCCAGTCGGAGTTCGATAATGGTCACCCGCTGGAGGTGCGGGTCGTTGGACACGAAACAGATTCTCGAATCGGCAATGCGTGGACTGGTCGGCTGGTCGATTACGAATTAA
- a CDS encoding pirin family protein, which yields MDDSTLTQTQPRIYTAPRTAVSQNQGKFRIHFNFPGRAVPGHDDHGYGPLATVVESFMDPGTLIRMHQHRNEEIISWVPDGVMRHDDGEGNKLVTDSEHLMVMNAGSEFWHAEETLADDPPLRMLQIFVRPYSLDLESDIQHELIPDPVAGEWRHLFGPEKTDAPLYVRNDVDFYDCRLDAGATTTLPSRPGWHTYLYVFDGAVDVGNEPVGCTESALVPDDSNIPVTATEDSTIVAFNINPDAPVTRQGTIGR from the coding sequence ATGGACGATTCTACATTGACACAGACACAGCCGCGAATCTATACCGCTCCACGAACAGCCGTCTCACAAAATCAGGGCAAATTCAGAATCCACTTCAACTTCCCCGGTCGTGCTGTTCCGGGTCACGACGACCACGGCTACGGCCCGCTCGCGACGGTCGTCGAGTCGTTCATGGATCCGGGCACCCTGATCCGAATGCACCAGCATCGTAATGAGGAAATCATCTCCTGGGTGCCCGACGGCGTGATGCGCCACGACGATGGCGAGGGCAATAAGCTGGTCACGGACTCCGAGCACCTGATGGTGATGAACGCTGGTAGTGAATTCTGGCACGCCGAGGAGACGCTCGCGGACGACCCACCGCTGCGGATGCTCCAGATATTCGTCCGGCCGTACAGTCTCGATCTCGAGTCCGACATCCAGCACGAATTGATCCCCGACCCGGTCGCCGGTGAGTGGCGCCACCTGTTCGGCCCCGAGAAGACTGACGCCCCGTTGTACGTCCGCAACGATGTCGACTTCTACGACTGTCGACTCGACGCCGGCGCAACGACCACGCTCCCGTCGCGGCCGGGCTGGCACACCTACCTCTATGTCTTCGACGGAGCAGTCGACGTCGGCAATGAGCCAGTGGGGTGCACCGAGAGCGCACTCGTGCCCGACGACAGCAACATACCCGTCACCGCAACCGAGGACTCCACCATCGTCGCGTTCAACATCAACCCCGACGCTCCGGTCACGCGTCAAGGCACTATCGGCCGCTGA
- a CDS encoding helix-turn-helix domain-containing protein codes for MPPSDIVEESGVPQARIYDVIDYLSDMGLVEIHEQSGGKTVSAPSPEAALEYIRNATSGSFRVLSS; via the coding sequence ATGCCTCCATCGGATATTGTAGAGGAATCAGGAGTCCCGCAGGCCCGCATCTACGATGTCATCGACTACCTGAGCGACATGGGGCTCGTGGAGATACACGAACAGAGCGGTGGAAAGACCGTTTCTGCCCCCTCTCCGGAGGCTGCACTCGAATACATAAGGAACGCCACGTCGGGCAGTTTTCGAGTACTGTCGAGTTAG